Part of the Xylocopa sonorina isolate GNS202 unplaced genomic scaffold, iyXylSono1_principal scaffold0014, whole genome shotgun sequence genome, TGTTCGCGATTGGCCTAATCGTCGACCCTCTGAACTCGTTCCAAAAAATCCTGATCAGAACGCACTTCAAACTGGACGACGCAGCCATAATCTACATCTCTCTGGGCGGTTACGTAATAATCAACACGATGTTCGTCATTTGCCAAATAATGGGCGACAGAATACCAAAACGAACAGTAAGTCTCCATAAAATCATCCAAAACTCTCTTCTGCCTCAAATTTCAACTCAAAAATGAAGCACAAACGTTTCCACGCCTCAAAACAAATCTTCTAAACCGGAAATTGACTCGCACGAACGCAGTCGACGCAAATAAATCGAAGAAGTGACATGAAAGATCGATAGATCGCGTGACGATCGTGAATCAGCGACATTTAAAGATCTTTTCGATACTTTTAACTGTTTTTTTCGACATTTCTGCCATTTTTTAAGCTCAAATCAAGTCGATGCAACTTAAATTAGCGCAATTTGGTCCAAACTGGACTTAAATTTGGGCGAATACCTTCCTTACCGACGTCAGAGAAGAAATAACGCCTTCTCGATGGAATTTTTCGCTGATTTAGTGGAAAATTGATGTACAGGGTGGCAAAAAATGTCTGTGAAGATCGTTAAGTAGTCAAGGATAAATAATGATCGAGCACTTTCTGTTTTCTTAGCGAATGAACGATGTAATTTGCTGGTAAACGACTATTAAATTATCATATCGATGCTAAtcagtgaaatgcgatttcagaTTTTAATGGtggctttagaaagctatccaAGTGCTCTAAGTTGGTTTTAACAGTTCGATGATGTTACTGAATGCATATTTTTAATTTAGAAAAAATTCGAAGCTTTCCAAATTAAGTTAGAGAAGATGAAAAGCTTTCTAAATTAATTTAGAAAATGTTCGAAGCCTTCTACATTAATTTAGAAAATATTCGAAGCCTTCTAAATTAATTTAGAAAATATTCGAAGCCTTCTaaattaatttagaaaaaattAAAAGCTTGCTAAATTAATTTAGAACAAATTGAAAGCCTTCTaaattaatttagaaaaaattAAAAGTTTCTGAATTAACTTTGAGAAAATGAAAAGCTGAATTAGAATAAAACCAAAGTTCTCAATAAATCAGAAACAAGATGGCGTGCCTTTTAAGTCCTTGCAAAATCAATTCTTCTTCTTATTTACACTAATTTCTTTCAAGTTGCAGAGAAGAAAAAGCTACTTATGTTTGCAaatctaatatttaatgaatgtCTGTGCTTGTTTCTGAAGAAAAAACGAAGTAAAAGTGGAGCATCGATCTGGATGCATTCGTAATTAAAATGGATCTGCTCTGATTGCAGTTGGCCATGTTTTCTGCGTTGGGGGCGCTGCTGCACGTCGTCGCTGGAAGTGTAATCGTCTACGATTGGAAGAAGATCCTCGACCCTTATTTCAGTAACGAATTGTACCCAAGTAAACAATACATGGACATGTTCATT contains:
- the LOC143431841 gene encoding uncharacterized protein LOC143431841 yields the protein MADEDQQAETVRGERKLIGYLPMVMKVLEIILAVFAIGLIVDPLNSFQKILIRTHFKLDDAAIIYISLGGYVIINTMFVICQIMGDRIPKRTLAMFSALGALLHVVAGSVIVYDWKKILDPYFSNELYPSKQYMDMFISGAVFTFLDAFVFILEIFFIVKSSNKTQE